One Stigmatopora argus isolate UIUO_Sarg chromosome 12, RoL_Sarg_1.0, whole genome shotgun sequence genomic window carries:
- the miga1 gene encoding mitoguardin 1 yields the protein MTQYSQLSAKAAALRVIHLPLVVYSSVGQLQVSTGTKKLLAATAFGAVSLLFLARHFQRRRGRKKAGPPPPLWEQAGIQFLSSVVPEDDKSSCQRRTLSINSKPDFSLPTDPLRERSESLASGSDTSSSATCAIESSCWDRLGDADICNVVATPENLYLMGMDLFEEALRRWEEALTFRSKQAEDYLIKTGAADAVAEENMEDMVSAEFVQRLKSLLQQAYHLQGEFEGALGCAAEPLSNPISHDILSQEEQEDGCLRDSISIASTDSFVSAAELSEHRELRTIYTLTHPFYEEALQMAAEGKISCRVLRTEMLECLGDEDFLAKLHCVRQASLLILRERTTRLFLADTGKKILSSIIVKAQKSPKRFEEVFEEMMCFLEQAEHWENTAVELATRGVKHLNFYDIVLDFILMDSFEDLENPPVSIQNVVNNRWLNSAFKETAVASSCWSVLKQKRQHMKVSDGFIARFYTLCEQISPVLAWGFLGPKSPLHDFCCFFKDQVVHFLKDIFDLDKVRYSSVDSLAEDMLHLLHRRSELLLAYLGADSRLTTGYNAPTLTLLPDNFAGACVQ from the exons ATGACGCAATACTCCCAGTTGTCGGCCAAGGCCGCCGCCTTGCGCGTCATCCACCTGCCGCTGGTCGTGTACAGCTCCGTGGGACAGCTGCAG GTTAGCACGGGCACCAAGAAACTTCTCGCCGCCACCGCTTTCGGGGCCGTTTCGTTGCTCTTCTTGGCCCGCCACTTCCAGAGGAGGCGGGGCCGTAAGAAGGCCGGGCCGCCGCCACCGCTATGGGAACAGGCCGGCATCCAGTTCTTGTCCTCGGTGGTGCCGGAGGATG ATAAGAGCAGTTGTCAGAGAAGGACTCTCTCCATCAACTCCAAGCCGGATTTCTCACTTCCAACTGACCCGCTGAGAGAGCGGTCCGAGAGTCTGGCGTCCGGCTCAGACACGTCCAGCAGCGCCACTTGCGCTATCGAGTCCAGCTGCTGGGACCGACTAGGCGACGCAGACATCTGCAACGTGGTCGCCACTCCTGAAAACCTCTATCTCATGG GTATGGATTTGTTTGAAGAGGCACTGAGGCGGTGGGAGGAGGCGTTAACATTCAGGAGCAAGCAGGCGGAGGACTATCTGATCAAGACGGGAGCCGCCGACGCCGTTGCTGAGGAGAACATGGAA gaCATGGTCAGTGCAGAGTTTGTCCAAAGGCTGAAGTCACTCCTACAGCAGGCTTATCACCTGCAAGGCGAATTCGAGGGCGCATTGGGGTGTGCGGCGGAGCCTTTGTCCAACCCCATCAGCCACG ACATTTTGTCTCAAGAAGAGCAAGAGGATGGGTGTCTCAGGGATAGCATTAGCATCGCCTCCACGGACTCCTTTGTGTCTGCCGCTGAG TTATCAGAGCACAGGGAGTTAAGGACCATCTACACGCTAACTCATCCCTTCTACGAGGAGGCCTTGCAGATGGCAGCGGAGGGCAAAATTTCCTGTAGAGTCCTACG GACTGAGATGTTAGAGTGCCTAGGTGATGAGGATTTCTTAGCAAAACTGCACTGCGTTCGACAGGCAAGTCTG CTCATCTTGCGAGAAAGAACCACCAGGTTGTTTCTAGCTGACACTGGAAAGAAGATTTTATCCTCCATTATtgttaaagcacagaag AGCCCAAAGCGATTCGAGGAAGTATTTGAGGAAATGATGTGCTTCCTGGAGCAAGCGGAACACTGGGAGAACACGGCGGTGGAACTGGCCACGCGTGGCGTCAAGCATCTCAACTTTTATGATATCGTGCTAGACTTCATCTTGATGGACTCCTTCGAAGATCTGGAGAATCCACCCGTCTCCATCCAGAATGTGGTCAACAACCGCTGGCTCAACAGTGCCTTCAAGGAGACG GCTGTGGCATCAAGCTGCTGGTCTGTGCTGAAGCAGAAGAGGCAGCACATGAAG GTTTCGGACGGCTTTATCGCTCGCTTCTACACACTGTGTGAGCAGATCAGTCCTGTCCTGGCGTGGGGCTTTTTGGGGCCTAAGAGTCCCTTGCATGACTTCTGCTGCTTCTTCAAG GATCAGGTGGTGCATTTCCTCAAGGATATTTTTGACCTGGACAAAGTGCGCTACTCGTCCGTGGACAGTCTGGCGGAGGACATGTTGCACCTACTACACCGCCGCTCCGAATTACTGCTGGCCTACCTGGGCGCAGACTCTCGGCTGACCACCGGCTACAACGCCCCCACACTCACCCTTCTCCCGGATAACTTTGCAGGGGCTTGTGTGCAGTGA
- the usp33 gene encoding ubiquitin carboxyl-terminal hydrolase 33: MPPAPSCDCPHLDCVGEITKEELIQKSHGQCQDCKVGGPNLWACLENGCAYVGCGESHADHSTGHSQETSHNLTVNLTTLRVWCYACGKEVFLDRKLVPPHPQSNSKPVAAAQQANNRSSPVSPVSLHATPNGVCEDLEMETEEEDDVHVRGLTGLKNIGNTCYMNAALQALSNCPPLTQFFLECGSLVRTDKKPALCKSYQKLVSDLWHKNRPSYVVPTNLFQGIKAINPMFRGYSQQDSQEFLRCLMDQLHEELKETMPEPHDSSVGVLMEPPPKEDNHNQSDGSDFQSCDSCACSDRADNESQHAGAPATIVGVDNEEEMLIPEQDDVQANREWQKEKNMINDIYRGGENTTADMDKDVDTASENTPIISSQGHIKMQSRTMDSFPDIQMSNITRPQSPVPMEVHKMSSSPPKSSSVWPSLSTAHKKAVTTFTPTKTKCQKRYRSVISDVFDGTIMSSVQCLTCDRVSITLENFQDISLPIPGKEDLAKLHSASHQTSLVKAGSCGEAYAPQGWIAFVMEYIKSWFWGPVVTLQDCLAAFFARDELKGDNMYSCEKCKKLRNGVKFCKMQSLPEILCIHLKRFRHELMFSTKIGTHVSFPLEGLDLQPFLAKDSSAQIANYDLLSVICHHGTASSGHYIAYCRNNLNNLWYEFDDQSVTEVSESYVQNAEAYVLFYKKSNGDAPKERRRVSGLLNMMEPSLLQFHISRQWLNKFKTFAEPGPISNDDFLCLHGGVPPNKAAYIDDLAVVLPQNVWDHLYSRYGGGPAVNHLYGCNTCQVELEKLEKRRKSELEMFVRLNKAFQDEESPVVIYCISMQWFREWEGFVKGKDNDPPGAIDNSKIAVNKSGHLTVKQGADSGQISEETWLFLHAIYGGGPVVTVRPSVATGHQDADPSHQSEEKIEVETRSL; the protein is encoded by the exons ATGCCGCCGGCCCCCAGCTGCGACTGCCCCCACCTGGACTGCGTGGGGGAGATCACCAAAGAGGAACTCATTCAAAAATCACAC GGCCAATGTCAAGACTGTAAAGTTGGAGGACCAAATTTATGGGCGTGTTTGGAG AATGGATGCGCGTATGTCGGCTGTGGAGAATCCCACGCGGACCACAGCACAGGACACTCGCAG GAAACGAGTCACAACCTAACAGTAAACTTGACCACCCTACGAGTGTGGTGTTACGCCTGTGGGAAGGAGGTCTTTCTGGATCGCAAACTAGTTCCTCCGCACCCGCAGTCCAACAGTAAACCTGTTGCCGCTGCCCAGCAG GCTAACAACAGAAGCTCACCCGTGAGCCCCGTCTCTCTCCACGCCACCCCTAACGGGGTCTGCGAAGACCTGGAAATGGAAACGGAGGAAGAAGATGATGTACATGTTCGAG GCTTGACTGGACTGAAAAACATTGGCAACACGTGCTACATGAACGCCGCCCTCCAGGCTTTGTCCAACTG CCCACCCTTGACACAGTTCTTCCTCGAGTGTGGCAGTCTGGTGAGGACGGACAAGAAGCCAGCGCTCTGCAAGAGCTACCAGAAACTCGTGTCTGACTTATGGCACAAAAATAG GCCCTCCTATGTGGTCCCGACTAATCTGTTCCAGGGAATCAAAGCCATAAACCCAATGTTCCGAGGATACTCTCAGCAG GACTCGCAGGAGTTTCTGCGTTGCCTGATGGACCAGCTGCACGAAGAGCTAAAGGAAACGATGCCCGAGCCGCACGACTCGTCTGTCGGCGTCCTCATGGAACCTCCGCCCAAGGAAGATAACCACAACCAATCGGACGGCAGCGACTTCCAGTCGTGCGATTCCTGCGCCTGCAGCGACCGCGCCGACAACGAGTCGCAGCACGCTGGCGCACCTGCCACCATCGTTGGCGTCGATAACGAGGAGGAGATGCTGATTCCCGAGCAAGACGACGTCCAGGCCAACAGGGAGTGGCAGAAGGAGAAGAACATGATCAACGACATATACCGCGGCGGGGAGAACACTACGGCGGACATGGACAAAGACGTGGACACCGCTTCTGAGAACACCCCCATTATCAGCAGTCAGGGACACATTAAGATGCAAAGCAGGACAATGg ATTCCTTTCCAGACATCCAAATGTCCAACATCACAAGACCACAAAGCCCAGTCCCTATGGAGGTCCACAAAATGTCCAGCAGCCCCCCCAAAAGTTCCTCTGTGTGGCCTAGCCTCAGCACCGCACACAAAAAAG CAGTGACCACATTCACCCCAACCAAGACTAAATGTCAGAAAAGGTACCGCAGCGTCATCTCGGATGTGTTCGATGGTACCATCATGAGCTCCGTGCAGTGTCTCACCTGCGATCGG GTGTCGATCACGCTGGAGAACTTCCAGGACATCTCGTTGCCCATTCCGGGGAAAGAAGACCTCGCCAAGCTGCACTCCGCCAGCCACCAGACATCTTTGGTGAAAGCCGGATCCTGCGGGGAAGCATACGCGCCACAGGGCTGGATCGCCTTTGTTATGGAATATATTAAAAG ctgGTTTTGGGGTCCAGTGGTTACGCTACAAGATTGTCTCGCAGCTTTTTTTGCCAGGGATGAGCTGAAAG GGGACAACATGTACAGCTGTGAAAAGTGCAAGAA GTTACGGAATGGAGTCAAATTTTGCAAAATGCAAAGTTTGCCAGAG attctgTGTATCCACCTGAAGCGCTTCAGACACGAACTGATGTTCTCCACCAAGATCGGCACCCACGTATCTTTCCCACTGGAGGGGCTGGACCTACAGCCCTTCTTAGCCAAGGACAGCTCGGCGCAGATTGCCAACTACGACCTGCTGTCAGTCATCTGCCACCATGGCACCGCCAGCA GTGGCCATTACATCGCTTATTGCAGGAACAACCTCAACAATCTTTGGTATGAGTTTGATGACCAAAGCGTGACTGAGGTGTCAGAATCTTACGTCCAAAACGCTGAGGCTTATGTGCTTTTCTACAA GAAGAGCAATGGTGATGCACCAAAAGAGCGCAGGAGGGTTTCAGGCTTGCTCAATATGATGGAGCCCAGCCTACTTCAATTCCACATCTCCCGCCAGTGGCTTAATAAGTTCAAAACCTTCGCCGAGCCGGGCCCCATCTCCAACGACGACTTCCTGTGCTTGCACGGAG GTGTGCCCCCCAACAAAGCCGCCTACATCGACGACCTCGCCGTCGTCTTACCTCAGAACGTGTGGGATCACCTCTACAGCAG GTACGGGGGAGGACCCGCTGTCAACCATCTGTACGGCTGCAACACGTGCCAGGTTGAGTTGGAGAAGTTGGAGAAGCGGCGCAAATCGGAGCTGGAAATGTTTGTTCGG CTAAACAAGGCCTTCCAGGATGAGGAGTCTCCCGTGGTCATATACTGCATCAGCATGCAGTGGTTCCGCGAGTGGGAGGGTTTCGTCAAAGGGAAAGACAACG